The sequence below is a genomic window from Lolium perenne isolate Kyuss_39 chromosome 7, Kyuss_2.0, whole genome shotgun sequence.
GCTTGATTACCAAAGCTTTATTTTGGAGGTTACTAGAAGAGGAAGGGAAGAATTCAGCTTCTAAGCCAATtttccgagagttcgatataaactctTGAGTCATCCTTGTGAGGAGAAGACGCTTGCTACAACGCTCTGCACCTCGAGTCCCAACGAGTTGGTACACACAGAGTTGTTGCCATCAACCATACACGGATAATTGTTTATTTTTTGTTCCGCACAACCACAATTTTAAAACAAATTTGGTTTAGATTTGTGGTGAGATGGACAACGCTCATGCCACATGCAGGCTACtatgaggagagagagagagagtggcaCTGCCCACTGATTGGTCTCTACCCATGGGACATAGGCAGTACAATTTATTGTAAATTTAAGTGATTTTTATCATTCTCGCTACACTTAAAATATAAATAATTTCGCATTGTAATTTTACACCATTGTTGGGTACATGCAAAAAAAATTGAACATATCTTTTTTACATTTATTTTGAAATGGGGATCACCATTGAGGGCCTGCACCACCctaagagcaagaacaatagtatAGTCGTCAGACGTGTATAGCAGTTTGTTACGTCATCTATAGTCAACATATAGCTAGCATGTACAATTGTGCAACAACGAAGGACAGAAATAACTTGAGGTAGGACGAAGTCTAAAATATAAtgcaaaaagaaaacaaaatagtCCGGAGACATAAATAATATATATGATAACACAATGACTTGTACAATAAAATTAGGAACATATTTCATTATAAGTAGAACTTACAAATATTTCAATAATGCCAGCTCAATGACAAAGCTTTTTTACCTTTCTAAAAAATCTTTTGTAATTTTATGAACTAAGACTTTTGAATATCTATTGGTTTGTTTGCAACGCAGCCTTCATGATATTTGTCATCGAGAACTCTTTTAATTGTTGTCTTCGCTGCTGTTAAAAGCAACGCCATGATAGATCGTTGGAGAAACGTGATGGCCTTTCAAAAATCAAGAAATCTCTTGAGTCTCCAATTCTCCCACTCAAGATTGTCTTTTATATAGTAAGAGATATAATATATCTCTATAAGAGGAACAATCTTATTCACATTAAACATAGAAAATGTGTCTATGTTTTTTTGGTACGCAGtgcttgcttttttttttttgggttcgAAGTTGTTTTCGCGCAATGTTCACCAAAAACAAGCATAACTTTCGGCAATGCATTTGCCAAAAGTTATGCATTTGCCAAAAGTTGAGGTGGGGCAGTTGCCCTACCTGGGGAGCTTCGCCCCTGCAAGAGTGGGTTATAAAAATATAGTACTTTTACAATATATGGTCTACCTTTTACTCTTAGAAAGTGCCTagaagcacgtgctagagctggctcttaaCTTAGAGCCATCTTTTATTCTCTCTCGGAATCTTTCTCGTCCAACTAACCTAAAATATAATATATTATCTCTTATGGCCAGCTGACaagaccttattgtacttgctctagatGGACAACAACTCGTTTCTGTCCGCACGACCACCGCAAACAGACCGAAGCGGGGAGTTCCACGGCCCGAAATGCGACCTTCCGTTGGAGATGGTCTTACTTCAAGATTAGCATGCGAATATCCAAAACCTAAAAACATGATAAGGGTGAGATACTAAATCTGCAAGAACCTTCTCGTGGCCGGACAATGCCTCTATTTATAGGACTATCACAAGATTGATGAATAAGTGTATCCTCACATGTCACAACTTGATACTAGAATAGATATACTTAACACCACCTAACTTGAGATTTATTTTCTCCGTGCAAAATATATTTACTCCTACTTATCCTTTATTCTTTTCTAGATCTTTCGGTGCTAATTAAGTCTAGAAAATTCTTGCCCACAACAATTGGGAAATGGAGTACCTAACAAAGAATAAGAGGAATACTAACAAAGAATAAGAGGAATACAATCAGTGCTAATTAACCCATTCGATAAATATGCAAAGATAAAAACAGAGAGATGTTTGGTCGGTGCATGAGGAGCATTGTAGCGAGCGAGTGAGTAGGACGGGTTCGTCGGGAGTGGCAGTTATTTAGTTAGAGCGCTAGCTGTAAGAGATCCAAATCGTCGGGCTTGGCGCGCCCGTCAACGTACGTAACCAACCGCCTCAACCCACTCCCGTCCTCTCCCCTCCCCACCCCGCCGCCTATTTCTTGACTCCCATATATCGACGGCGCCGCCCCATCCGTCCGTCGCCGGCGCCGGTACTCCCCCCTCCTCCCTTCTTGACAAAGTGCAGATGCACTGCGCTGGTAGATGAATGAGGAGCACTGCCATCCTGCGCGGTCGCCGGCGTCGACGACACCATGGACAACCACCTCACCTACGCCTGCAACAACTGCCTCACCGAGCGCGCCGTCGTCTTCTGCCCATCCGACGGCGCCAGGCTCTGCCTCGAGTGCGACGGCGCAGTGCACGGCGCCAGCGCGCTGGCCGGCCTCCACGCGCGCGCGCCGCTCTGCGACGCGTGCGGCGCCGCGCCCGCCGCGATCCGCTGCGGCCAGGCCACGCTTTGCGCGGAATGCGCGGATCGCCGAGGGCCGCCAGAGGGAACGTACGCCAGGTCGGCCATCGAGGAGTACACGGGGTGCCCCACGCCGTCGGAGATCCTCCGCATCCTCTCCGTCGAGGCGCCGTCGTCGCAGGAGGACTTCGACCAGTGGCTCGCCGACAAGCTGCCCCAGATCCTGGAAGAGGTTCAAGTAAGTCTATCCATACCTCAACCTCTGAACTTCACACTATAGATGTAGTATTTCATTTCTGAACTTGAATTAATGCTATGTGCTATGTTGCTGCCTGTGCCAGTGCAAATTGAGACTCGTCTTGTGCTCTGTTCTGTTTCACAAATTTTACAACGGACAATTAATTGTGTGATCCAGTGAGTGATACGCTGATGAACCATACAAAGCAGTGTGTACTTTGTACAAATAATTTAGGGTAGTGCGGAGTGTTCTATTACTGATGTAAAAGAGGGATGATCTGTTTGGGAAGAGATATATGACCCTCCGGATTTCCTGATGCATGTAAATGTAATGGAGAATGATCAAAAGGATCATATAATTAATACAAAGATCATATATTGTGTTCTCCTCTGAAAGTTTGGCAAATTTTGTGGTGACATGGACCTTTATCCAACTGGCTGATATCTATCTAACGTGCATTTTAGTTTCACTGTACCAGAAAGTAAGAAGTACTAAAAGAATACAAATACTAACCAATGAACCCTCAAGAAACAAAATTTTGAAAATGACTTTCATGTTATGATGGAGTTTATGAGAAAAAATGGAGTGATGCCTTTCCCTAACTGACCGAATTGGAAATGGGGAATTTTGAACAAGTAAAAACATTCCTTcataattctcaaaaaaaaacattCCTTCATTtctaacacacacacacacacacacacacacacacacacacacaatcaACAGCTAGGTATAAGCACATCTAAGAATAATAAATATAAGCATAGTGCTCATACAGCCAATCAAGCATTGGCTCCCTCGGTGGATGGACCAACATATGTCTAAGATTAAATATCTCTCTTACCTCTTAACTAGGATGGCGCATATAACCGCGATGAGTACTCATTCTGTTAATTTGTGGTGATCAACATGGAGGATGGACCTCAGATGTGCGATGGAAATGGAACCGCGAGTACAACAATTGTAGGAGAAAGAGGCAGCTTCGGCTGTGATGATTGGAATAATGCTTGTTCAACTACCTGTGCTCCACCTTGTCCTGGGCTTGAGAGTACTAATGGAGTATTTGTTGATCATCAGTCAGCCACGCCTTCAGCGAATTTACTCGCTTTTGAGGTACATACCAAGTATACCACTTACTCACGCAGCTAATTCACACGTTTTTTGCACGTTCTGTTTGATCCCAATTTGACAATGAGAATAACAGTTAACCACTTTGCTTTGTTTATTTTcttggcagcagcagcagccaccgTCGATCTGCCACTTTTTCTCATCATCATATTCATCTTATAATACAACATCATCATCATGCCAGCCAGTAATGACATCGGCTACTCTTCTGCAATCCATGGGCAACGATCATCATCAGTCCCTGCTTCTCGACGGCTTCCCTAATTTCTGTCCTAACTTGCCCTTaattgcgccaccaccaccgacGGAGAACGCTGATTTGCATGACGGCAGCCAGCCACAGCAGATGTTAGTTGCGGATGAGAAGGCAGCAGCTCATCAACAAGATCCAAACAGCATATCCAAGAAGCGAGAGGAAAGGGACAGAGCCAAGCTCAGGTACAACGAAAAGAAGAAAAACAGAAAGTAAGCATGAAACTTCCATTTGACCCAGACCTTATATATACTAGATATCGCAATGCAGGTTTGAATTGAATCCAAATGAAATTTGCAGGTTCTGCAAGCAGATCATGTACGCCTCCCGCAAAGCGAGAGCGGACACGCGGAAGAGAGTCAAGGGTAGATTCGCGAAGGCTACCAATGAACACCAACACATACTCCACTCAGATGCATCATAAATTCAGAGTTGATGCGATCAATTTTGCCGTTCTTTTTTCACTTTCTTATATTCGTTCTGCATATAGGGAGAGCATATATACACAAAATCAAACATTTTTTGTCACCACTTCATTTTTTTCCACTGTAAATAATGTCTCAACACATTATAGTGAATCATGCTAGGTAGAATACTCTTCTCCACACCCCACAAATACATACCTCTCAAATTGTGGAGAAGGATGTTGCACCTTAGATCTTAGGACTTTTTTCAATTTATTTATCTTTCATGTTTTTTTTTGGCCTTTCTTCTTTCATTTTTGATAGTTTCGGGCTCGTTCATCTAGAGAGATAGTTTTTGGACACATTCTATTTAGAGGTAGTTTTGGGACACTCTGATACCTCCAGCGTTAATAAGTCAGCCCTTGTATGTGTACATACATTCAGTTTTTGGTAAGGGTAAATAAAGTCACGATTTTTTCCAACTGTTCTCCGATGTACGAAAATTTATGAATATATTCTTTCAAACTTTTGGGGAGAATGCCCAGCACCTTTTCATGGGTTGAGTGGTAGTCAACATTATATGGagcagcattctttgtttggtcaAGCGTTTCAGCCGGTTATTCCACCTACAAACATGTCCTTGCAAGAGTGGTGACTAACACCGCAGAGTACGCGGAAGGAGAATAGATCAAGCCTAAATTCGCTGGTCATGCTGACAACTTGGTCCATCTGGCGCGAGAGAAACGGAAGAGTATTTGATAATTCTTTTAAACCGATCGATCTAATCCTGCAGCAGATCAAAGATGAGGCAAAACAGTGGAAAACTACTAGCACTGGTCGATTCAAGCTTGAAGGGGTTTAAGCTGCGCTAgacattttatttttcttttactGGTCTTTTTAGTTGTGTCTTTTACCTTGTCTACATGTGTCGGTcgttctttttttttcttggataTATAGGTCGTTCTCCTCTCTTTCTCTGTGACCTGGTGGTCAACAGTCTGTAAAATTTGGCCTTCTTTAGGCCTTTCTCCTTTCTTAATGAATGCATATGCAGTGTATGGTTCGAACAAAAAATTCTACCATAATGCTTGTTCTCTATCATCACACAAGGTGATGTGTACGTGCGAAATAATAAGTGCAGAAACTTCCATTGTTGTCTCCCGTAGGAGTCTAGGCCGTCTCAGTTCCAATGTGATCGACTATCCTCTCCAACTGATCATCGTCTTGGTAAGCCATTGTATCAGCAACTAGCTAATCGGATAAAAGCTGCTTCTTAAGCAGACACGTCGTAGGAGCTGTCGTAGGAGCTTGCCAGGACAACTTGGTAGGGAAGCTACTTATTAGTAGGAAAgagggctttggttttttttgcTCCAAAGAGCATTAGCACCGGTTTTGGTACCAACTCAGACTAAAGGGggccattagcaccggttcgtgcggtctgAACGTCCAGGGGACCAGCCgcggcattagcaccggttcgtgcgggatctttagcaccggttcgtgacacgaaccggtgctaaaggtttgtGGCCAGGCACTTGGCAGCCGcgaaacctttagcaccggttcgtgtcacgaaccggtgctaaagccccAATTTGCCCTATATATTCAGCTAACCCCACAACCAGCCCTCACTCCATTTTTTCTTGGTGGAAGGTGTGAGGGTTGTGTGCTTGCTTGCTTTTCTTTGCCATGCACatcaggtgctcgatgaaatgtctgagagaatgatgccgcttgatttcacacaaaacaaaaatgatatgaggtgccggagcgacacttaagctttctcctctttctttcctcctaGATCAAGGTTAAGCAACTTGGCCCTTTCATTTGTACAGTGGTAATTTCCACTatttatatatattatgatgttttgtaatggttttttgataaaattaattatatgatgtagatgaaccggcggcaatggatgtaAGTTGACTGACGCCTacccgagttcacttcgggcctgaaaGATTTTCTCCGTGTGGCTGATgaaaacccacaggcggatggttttacgtgttgtccatgtgttgatttcCGGAACTTAAAGAAATACCGTAAATGGCAAGTCCttcactcccacctgctttggaaaggtttcatgcctagctataattgttggaccaagcatggagaaagaggggttacgatggaagacaatgaaaaaGAATaataagaagaagaggatgataatATGTACCCTaaatacggtgatactgcaacggggcacgatgaagatgaagaggcaggGGAGCTGAAGATGAAGAGACATCAGATGAGCctattgatgatgatcttcgtcgggccatcacTGATGCACACATAGAAGCAGAAACTGAAAACAAGAAGCGgaagttaaagggcatgttagaggatcacaaaaaaaaaattgtacccaacttgcgaagatggcaacacaaagctcggtaccacactggagttgctgcaatggaaggcagaggctggtatatgtgatAAGCCATTTGtgaagttactgaaaataatgaagaagaAGCTTCCAAAGGGTAAAATTGTCagacagtacgtacgaagcaaagaaagttctatgccctctaggattagaggtgtagaagatacatgcatgcattaatgactgcatcctctaccgcgttgAGTACGAAATTTGGaaaaatgcccggtatgcactgcactgcggtataagatcaggcgagatgaccctggtgatgttgagggcgagccccccaggaagagggttcctgccaaggttatgtggtatgctcctataatgccTCTTGAAACGTctcttcagaaataaagagcatgccaggttgttgcggtggcacaaagaagaccgtaagaaagacgagatgctgagacacccgctgatgggtcgcagtggaggaaaatcgatagagagttcccggactTCCTAGgtgacgcgaggaacttaaggtttggtctaagtacagatggcatgaatccttttggggagcagagttgCAATCATAGCACCTGGCATGTAACTctatgtatatataaccttccaccttggttgtgcatgaagcagaagttcattatgatgtcagtgctCATCCAAGAAGTTCATTATGATTGTTCCCTGGCTTTGGGTGTTCAgccggcgcggctcaggacccaatcggcgccgttgagaggttcaactgatgtattagggttaaataaaaatGGACCTGATCGAGCTATATGTGTAACTCCAATCTTTGAttatgtattgagcattatccttaattagtaGCTATATATATGTGTAACTCTAATATTTGATCATGTTTTGAGAATTATCCTTAATTACCgcttcgttgtgtttatagcattagaataacttgtaactctttgcagaaactatggaacgAGACCTAAAAAGGAATACATCATCGAGGAcattatccgtgatgatgacgaTATCACCTCTCTTTATCTGAACCAATCCGGTGAGGGATACGAGCAAAaccgtggagacggctccggtgagggagatgAGCAAGAGCACCATGGAGATGGCTCCGATGAGGGAGAAGGCGACGACTCCGATGAGGGAGAAGCTGACGGCGCCGAGGTGcatatatattaattaaccatgcctccagatttgtgcatatacatatattaacgttgtttcttcttttagacctcccgATCAACAAAATTTACTGGAAGTAAACGAGGCACGGCCAGAAAGATGGAAGACCATGAAAGGTGAGCCATCACGGATATCGCTGAAGATGGCGAACCGATTGCTCCCAAGGATCACAcaaaaaagtttgtaagtcaatgaggagttattgttagggaacaCCATCCtgatcaccactcaagaatggaagaaacctgcaaaGGGGGAAGGAGTTACTTATGTTGACACGAGATCCAAAAATATGATGTTTAGAAAGCTCCTGGTAAATTTCATCTTCCCGGAGCCAACTGACTTTGAATGTGAGAATGACAGGCCAGACCCTAAGGATCCCGAGCTGAATATCGTACATCGAAGAGTCAATAAGTGGGATCTTAAGAAGATGGCAACACAGTTCAACGGCTACAAGAAAAAACTTGACAACTTGTTTGTTAAGGAAAAAAAAAGACTCCAGATTTTTTATGGaccctatgagaagataaaagaccaatgggaggaatttgtgaagtacaagacatcgAGAGGGCAAATAAAAGGTCAGCCACCAATAAGAAAAATGATGCTAATAAGATATGCTACCATACCTTGGGGCAaggaggctacaaggctggcTGGCCTAAGTGGGAAAAATGGGAGAACGAACTAATTGGTAATGGGATTCAGCCAGAGGTATTGAAATAAAACCAGCGGTCAATggattggttttacgcgcatgggggcacgttgAACTCACAAGGGGAATGTATATATACACCAAGACATAAGGAAAATccacttcccatcgaagcctttagaaatgttgcaaagtaaggtagaagggaaaccagttccccagcttggaaaccagaaaaactcgtgcccccgctccaagtgtatcccgatgtcctACAATGCCTTGATCCGGAGATGGTAGCACTATACAAAGACGAGGTAGATGCGCTTAAGCCGCATCAAATTCATGCACACGGGTGATGTCCAAATAACATACCAGTACCACTACGGGAATCCTCTTGTCAGAGCTGATGAGTTGCCTTTTCTATCAACACAACTGCGAAGACTGCATAAGTGGTACTTGGATGCATGTGACAACGGTCAGAACTGGATCATGATGGCAATCAAAGATGAGCACTATGGGCATGGAAATGCCGTGATAAACATCGAATTTActgaattatttcagttattcaatcaaaactccctcgacaaatctctgatGAGTGCCTATTGTttgtaagtattatttatgtcattaagtctctaccgcggctCGCCCATTGCAGTCATATAACTATACTCactatattatgcagaatgaagatctgTGATGCCGATTTGGGCAAATCTATGACAttgggttcgttgacccatataccgtgcATGAGCATGCTCTCACACACCATCCCAAGGACACGGAGGATAACTTGGTACATGCCTAAGGAAACACTCATACAAAAGGgaaatactatttccttacaacttcgcgtgagtgttactgtcttgaacacattaaatcttttttttactccatgtgttaagtgtaattgatgagttatgcatatgtgcgcaggtttcactatatcctgaTAGTCATTGAACCTGACGCCGGAGTAgcagaagtcatggactcgaaaagtAAACCCCTTGATGTGTgggggggacatggctgatatgctccagagggcttggaaacggttcaacaACAAAGCTCCGGGTGCGTAGAAAAAAGAACTTGAAATTAGACCTGTACCGGTAAATACTACTAGCTACGCCGCGCATCTCTTTGACTCTAGTTTTAATACCATTATTACCATCCTTgattattattttgattgaactttgttctcgtaaagtgcttgaggcaagagGACATGAATAATTTATGTGGATTCTGCGTTTGCGAGTTTATTCACCAGACGACCCACCAGAGGGCCAAAATTTTAGATCTACTTGAAGTACGTAAACAACATTCATAACTATATTTTATCACCTTGTGCTTCattcaatatatatatatactgaccaccttcttgaaattattagatccaacggttgcgggacggtcttctagcaatcgagcgtgtacgagcaattcaagaagaattggcgggttcttacttgagcaagtcatagctccagacggagcatgaacgtgtgtcacttcGATCGATATATTCATAACATTTTtatgtaatataatggtttcctatatatgTGTCTGTATTATAACGTGTTTCAAATGGAGGCAGACTCTGCGCGGCAGCGTTCTGGTGAAATTCTATGCCGCGGCAGAGAGTCTGTCGCGGCAGTGTTTTAgtgcaattccct
It includes:
- the LOC127311726 gene encoding putative zinc finger protein CONSTANS-LIKE 11 isoform X2, producing MDNHLTYACNNCLTERAVVFCPSDGARLCLECDGAVHGASALAGLHARAPLCDACGAAPAAIRCGQATLCAECADRRGPPEGTYARSAIEEYTGCPTPSEILRILSVEAPSSQEDFDQWLADKLPQILEEVQDGPQMCDGNGTASTTIVGERGSFGCDDWNNACSTTCAPPCPGLESTNGVFVDHQSATPSANLLAFEQQPPSICHFFSSSYSSYNTTSSSCQPVMTSATLLQSMGNDHHQSLLLDGFPNFCPNLPLIAPPPPTENADLHDGSQPQQMLVADEKAAAHQQDPNSISKKREERDRAKLRYNEKKKNRKFCKQIMYASRKARADTRKRVKGRFAKATNEHQHILHSDAS
- the LOC127311726 gene encoding putative zinc finger protein CONSTANS-LIKE 11 isoform X1, with amino-acid sequence MDNHLTYACNNCLTERAVVFCPSDGARLCLECDGAVHGASALAGLHARAPLCDACGAAPAAIRCGQATLCAECADRRGPPEGTYARSAIEEYTGCPTPSEILRILSVEAPSSQEDFDQWLADKLPQILEEVQDGPQMCDGNGTASTTIVGERGSFGCDDWNNACSTTCAPPCPGLESTNGVFVDHQSATPSANLLAFEQQQPPSICHFFSSSYSSYNTTSSSCQPVMTSATLLQSMGNDHHQSLLLDGFPNFCPNLPLIAPPPPTENADLHDGSQPQQMLVADEKAAAHQQDPNSISKKREERDRAKLRYNEKKKNRKFCKQIMYASRKARADTRKRVKGRFAKATNEHQHILHSDAS